A genomic segment from [Flavobacterium] thermophilum encodes:
- the cca gene encoding CCA-adding enzyme: MMKPPFQEALGIIQQLKQHGYDAYFVGGAVRDLLLGRPIGDVDIATSALPEDVMAIFPKTIDVGSKHGTVVVVHKGKAYEVTTFRTDGDYEDYRRPESVTFVRSLEEDLKRRDFTMNAIAMDEYGTIIDPFGGREAIRRRIIRTVGEAEKRFREDALRMMRAVRFVSQLGFALAPGTEQAIVQNAPLLAHISVERMTIEMEKLLGGPFAARALPLLADTGLFAYLPGLAEKEQLLRSAAAFRWPWLTKREERWALLCRALDVKDIRPFLRAWKLPNKVVDEAGAILTTLADIPRPEAWTNEQLFSAGLERALSVEAVRAAFTGAPPGPWHEKLRRRFASLPIKTKGELAVNGKDVIEWVGKPAGPWVKEALDAIWRAVVNGEVENEKERIYAWLMERNRTREKNC; this comes from the coding sequence ATGATGAAACCGCCGTTTCAAGAGGCGCTCGGCATCATTCAACAGCTGAAACAGCATGGCTATGACGCCTATTTCGTCGGCGGAGCGGTGCGTGATTTGCTGCTTGGACGCCCGATCGGCGATGTGGATATTGCGACAAGCGCCTTGCCGGAAGACGTTATGGCGATTTTTCCAAAGACGATCGATGTCGGCTCGAAACACGGCACGGTCGTCGTTGTCCATAAAGGAAAAGCGTATGAAGTGACAACATTTCGCACGGACGGCGACTATGAGGACTACCGCCGTCCGGAGTCGGTGACGTTTGTCCGCTCGCTTGAGGAAGACTTAAAACGGCGCGATTTTACGATGAATGCCATCGCCATGGACGAATATGGGACTATCATTGATCCGTTTGGAGGGCGAGAGGCGATTCGCCGGCGAATCATTCGCACCGTCGGAGAGGCGGAAAAGCGGTTTCGTGAAGATGCGCTTCGCATGATGCGGGCCGTTCGCTTTGTTAGCCAGCTCGGATTTGCGCTTGCGCCGGGTACGGAACAGGCGATCGTCCAAAACGCTCCGCTTTTGGCCCACATTTCAGTCGAGCGGATGACGATAGAGATGGAAAAGCTGCTCGGCGGTCCGTTTGCCGCCAGGGCGCTGCCGCTGTTGGCCGATACCGGGCTGTTCGCTTATTTGCCTGGGCTGGCCGAAAAAGAGCAGCTGCTGCGCTCGGCCGCCGCCTTTCGCTGGCCGTGGCTTACAAAGCGCGAAGAGCGCTGGGCGCTTCTTTGCCGCGCGCTTGATGTCAAAGACATTCGTCCGTTTTTGCGCGCGTGGAAGCTCCCGAACAAAGTGGTCGACGAAGCGGGCGCCATTTTGACGACGTTGGCTGACATTCCACGGCCGGAAGCATGGACGAACGAACAGCTGTTTTCCGCCGGCCTCGAGCGAGCGCTATCGGTTGAAGCGGTGCGCGCCGCCTTCACCGGCGCGCCGCCTGGGCCATGGCATGAGAAACTGCGCCGCCGCTTTGCCTCCTTGCCGATCAAAACGAAAGGGGAGCTGGCGGTCAACGGAAAAGACGTGATCGAGTGGGTCGGGAAACCGGCCGGCCCGTGGGTGAAAGAGGCGCTGGACGCCATATGGCGGGCGGTCGTCAACGGAGAAGTCGAGAACGAGAAGGAGCGGATTTACGCATGGCTCATGGAGCGCAATCGGACACGCGAAAAAAACTGTTAG
- the mshA_1 gene encoding D-inositol-3-phosphate glycosyltransferase yields MKLKIGIVCYPTVGGSGVVATELGKLLAEKGHEIHFISSSMPFRLNKVYGNIYYHEVNVNQYSVFQYPPYDLALANKIAAVAKRERLDVLHAHYAVPHAVCAVLARQMVGELPIVTTLHGTDITVLGYDPSLSDMIKFGIEQSDIVTAVSDALVRQTYELLDVQKPIYTVYNFVDERVYRRREAGHLRREYGISEQEKVVIHVSNFRKVKRVPDVVRAFAIVRRHMPAKLLLVGDGPEMTVVCRLVKELGLQDDVRFLGKQDKLEELYSISDVMMLLSEKESFGLVLLEAMACGVPCIGTAIGGIPEVIEDGKTGFLCPLGDVEEAARRTLMLLTDRRLHQEMARQAVQTVEQKFRSSDIVGQYEQLYISLAARKVK; encoded by the coding sequence ATGAAGCTGAAAATCGGGATTGTTTGTTATCCGACAGTCGGAGGCTCAGGGGTCGTTGCCACCGAGCTCGGCAAGCTGCTGGCCGAAAAAGGGCATGAGATCCATTTTATTTCCTCGAGCATGCCGTTTCGGTTGAACAAAGTATATGGAAACATTTATTACCATGAAGTGAACGTCAATCAGTATTCGGTCTTTCAGTATCCGCCGTACGATTTGGCCCTTGCCAACAAAATCGCGGCGGTGGCCAAGCGCGAACGGCTCGATGTGCTTCATGCCCATTACGCCGTCCCGCACGCCGTTTGCGCCGTGCTGGCGCGGCAAATGGTCGGCGAGCTGCCGATCGTCACGACGCTGCACGGCACCGATATTACCGTCTTGGGTTATGATCCGTCGCTGTCTGACATGATCAAGTTCGGCATTGAGCAGTCCGATATCGTCACCGCGGTGTCTGACGCCCTCGTGCGGCAGACGTACGAGCTGCTCGATGTGCAAAAACCGATCTATACGGTGTACAACTTTGTCGACGAACGCGTGTACCGCCGTCGGGAGGCCGGCCATTTGCGGCGGGAATACGGCATCAGTGAACAGGAAAAGGTCGTGATCCATGTCTCCAACTTTCGGAAAGTGAAGCGCGTGCCCGATGTCGTGCGGGCGTTTGCCATCGTCCGCCGCCATATGCCGGCCAAGCTCTTGCTTGTCGGCGACGGCCCAGAAATGACCGTCGTCTGCCGGCTTGTGAAAGAGCTTGGGCTGCAAGATGATGTCCGCTTTTTAGGAAAACAGGATAAACTCGAAGAGCTGTACTCGATCAGCGATGTGATGATGCTCTTGTCGGAAAAAGAAAGCTTCGGGCTCGTATTGCTTGAAGCGATGGCGTGCGGCGTTCCGTGCATCGGCACGGCCATCGGCGGGATTCCGGAAGTGATTGAGGATGGGAAAACCGGGTTTTTATGCCCGCTTGGCGATGTTGAAGAAGCGGCTCGGCGGACGCTTATGCTGCTGACCGACCGCCGCCTTCATCAAGAGATGGCGCGCCAGGCCGTGCAAACGGTCGAGCAAAAGTTTCGTTCGTCCGACATCGTCGGGCAATATGAACAGCTGTACATTTCGCTCGCCGCAAGGAAGGTGAAATGA
- the mshB_1 gene encoding 1D-myo-inositol 2-acetamido-2-deoxy-alpha-D-glucopyranoside deacetylase — MTETCDLLAFGAHPDDVEIGMGGTIAKYTRRGFRVIICDLTKAELSSNGTVDERQKEAAEAARRLGVALRLNLGLPDRGLLIGEEAIRRIVSVIRRYRPRVVFAPYWVDRHPDHGQCARLVEEAVFSAGIRRYGAGELGDAHRVRAMYYYMINAFERPHFLIDISETVGDKLASLRAYESQFEKRPGSVDTPLTNGYIETVESRERWFGQQIGAAYAEGFLSKTPIHLFDLFEGAR; from the coding sequence ATGACGGAAACGTGTGATTTATTGGCGTTTGGCGCCCATCCGGATGATGTTGAAATCGGCATGGGCGGAACGATCGCCAAATACACGCGCCGCGGTTTTCGGGTGATCATTTGCGATTTGACGAAGGCGGAGCTGTCGTCCAACGGCACGGTCGACGAGCGGCAGAAAGAGGCGGCCGAGGCGGCCCGGCGGCTTGGCGTGGCGCTTCGCCTCAACCTCGGGCTGCCGGACCGCGGCCTTTTGATCGGGGAAGAGGCGATTCGCCGCATCGTGTCGGTCATCCGCCGCTACCGCCCGCGCGTCGTCTTTGCTCCGTATTGGGTCGACCGTCATCCCGACCATGGGCAATGCGCCCGCCTTGTCGAGGAGGCGGTCTTTTCTGCCGGCATCCGCCGCTACGGCGCTGGGGAGCTTGGCGACGCCCACCGCGTCCGCGCTATGTATTATTACATGATCAATGCGTTTGAACGGCCGCATTTTCTGATCGATATTAGCGAGACGGTCGGCGACAAGCTGGCGAGCCTGCGCGCGTATGAAAGCCAATTTGAAAAGCGGCCCGGTTCGGTGGACACGCCGCTGACAAACGGCTACATCGAGACGGTGGAAAGCCGCGAGCGTTGGTTTGGCCAGCAAATTGGCGCCGCCTATGCCGAAGGGTTTTTGTCCAAAACGCCAATTCATCTTTTTGATTTATTCGAGGGGGCGCGATGA
- the mgsA gene encoding Methylglyoxal synthase yields the protein MKIALIAHDKKKADMVAFATAYAPVLANHELYATGTTGLRIQEATGLAVHRFQSGPYGGDQEIGAMIARNEMDLVIFFRDPLTAQPHEPDISALMRLCDVYAVPLATNIGTAELLIRALERGDLAWRSIVRGRTKGGEESKTER from the coding sequence GTGAAAATCGCCTTGATTGCCCACGACAAGAAAAAAGCGGACATGGTCGCCTTTGCGACCGCCTATGCGCCCGTGTTGGCCAACCATGAACTGTATGCCACCGGCACGACCGGGCTGCGCATTCAGGAGGCGACCGGCCTTGCCGTCCACCGCTTCCAGTCCGGACCGTACGGGGGCGACCAAGAAATTGGGGCGATGATCGCCCGCAATGAAATGGACCTCGTCATTTTTTTCCGCGACCCGCTGACCGCCCAGCCGCACGAGCCGGACATCAGCGCGTTGATGCGCCTTTGCGACGTCTATGCCGTGCCGTTGGCGACGAACATCGGTACGGCCGAGCTGCTCATCCGTGCGTTGGAGCGCGGCGATTTGGCATGGCGCAGCATTGTGCGCGGCCGAACAAAAGGCGGGGAGGAATCGAAAACAGAAAGGTGA
- the dapB gene encoding Dihydrodipicolinate reductase, which produces MTIRIVIAGPRGRMGREAVALVQKTDHFELAAVIDRRYDGQNLADIEGFAGVNAPIYTDAARCFVEVKPDVLIDLTTPEVGKRHAELALRYGVRPVVGTTGFTPEEIERLTELAEANNIGAIIAPNFAIGAVLMMKFARMAAKYFTDVEIIELHHDQKLDAPSGTALKTAQLIAEVRPSKKQGHPDEKETLEGARGAAYDGIPIHSVRLPGFVAHQEVIFGGDGQTLTIRHDSFHRSSFMSGVKLAVETVMHLHTLVYGLEHILE; this is translated from the coding sequence ATGACGATTCGCATCGTCATCGCGGGGCCGCGCGGCCGCATGGGCCGCGAGGCGGTGGCGCTCGTGCAAAAAACAGATCATTTCGAGCTGGCTGCGGTCATTGACCGCCGCTATGATGGCCAAAATTTGGCTGACATCGAAGGGTTTGCCGGCGTCAATGCCCCCATTTACACCGATGCCGCCCGTTGCTTTGTCGAGGTGAAGCCGGATGTGCTCATCGATTTGACGACGCCGGAAGTTGGAAAGCGGCATGCGGAGCTGGCGCTGCGTTACGGCGTTCGTCCGGTTGTCGGCACGACGGGATTCACGCCGGAAGAGATCGAGCGGCTGACCGAACTCGCTGAGGCGAACAACATCGGCGCCATCATCGCGCCCAACTTTGCCATCGGCGCGGTGCTGATGATGAAATTCGCCCGCATGGCGGCCAAATATTTCACGGATGTAGAAATTATCGAGCTGCACCATGACCAAAAGCTGGATGCTCCGTCCGGAACGGCCTTGAAAACGGCGCAGCTCATCGCCGAGGTCCGTCCGTCGAAAAAGCAAGGTCATCCGGACGAAAAAGAAACGCTTGAAGGGGCGCGCGGAGCCGCGTACGACGGCATTCCGATCCACAGCGTCCGCCTGCCGGGGTTTGTCGCCCATCAAGAAGTCATTTTTGGCGGCGACGGTCAGACGTTGACGATCCGCCATGACTCGTTTCATCGGAGTTCATTTATGTCCGGGGTGAAGCTTGCCGTCGAGACGGTCATGCATTTACATACGCTTGTGTATGGGCTTGAACATATTTTAGAATAG
- the ypjD gene encoding nucleoside triphosphate pyrophosphohydrolase, whose translation MKQMQREVDEYISQFKEGYFSPLAMLARLTEELGELAREVNHYYGEKPKKATEQEKTVEEELGDLLFVLICFANSLGIDLQAAHDRVMDKFRTRDRDRWTRKEEES comes from the coding sequence ATGAAACAGATGCAGCGTGAAGTAGACGAATACATCAGCCAGTTTAAGGAAGGCTATTTCAGCCCGCTCGCCATGCTGGCGCGGCTGACCGAAGAGCTCGGCGAACTGGCGCGTGAAGTGAACCACTACTACGGCGAAAAGCCGAAAAAAGCGACCGAACAAGAAAAAACGGTGGAAGAAGAGCTGGGCGATTTGCTGTTTGTGCTCATTTGTTTTGCCAATTCGCTCGGCATTGATTTGCAGGCGGCGCACGATCGGGTGATGGACAAGTTTCGCACCCGCGACCGCGACCGCTGGACGCGGAAGGAGGAAGAATCATGA
- a CDS encoding Uncharacterized BCR, YitT family COG1284 has product MVFGLKIKNSLFILLGAAIFAFGLVHFNMQNNLAEGGFTGITLLLYFLFGFDPAITNLALNIPLFLIGWRLLGRQTFLYTVIGTVAVSIFLSIFQRYMIHMPLRHDMTLAALFAGVFIGVGLGIIFRYGGTTGGVDIIARLVHKYKGISMGKTMFAFDAAVITLSLLLYLSYREAMYTLVAVFIAARVIDFMQEGGYAAKGATIISEKSEEIANRILTEMERGVTVLKGRGSYTKRDRDVLYCVVAKNELPRLKSVIMSVDPHAFVAVTDVHDVLGEGFTLDEHKRPLEQ; this is encoded by the coding sequence ATGGTTTTCGGCTTAAAGATCAAAAACAGTTTGTTTATTTTGCTCGGCGCTGCCATTTTTGCCTTTGGGCTCGTCCATTTCAACATGCAAAACAACTTGGCGGAAGGCGGCTTCACCGGCATTACGCTTCTTCTTTATTTTTTGTTTGGTTTTGATCCGGCCATCACCAACCTGGCGCTCAATATTCCGCTCTTTTTAATCGGTTGGAGGTTGCTCGGCCGCCAGACGTTTCTTTATACTGTCATCGGCACGGTCGCGGTTTCCATTTTTTTATCGATCTTCCAACGCTACATGATCCATATGCCGCTCCGTCACGACATGACGCTGGCAGCGCTGTTTGCCGGCGTGTTTATCGGCGTCGGCCTCGGCATTATTTTCCGCTACGGCGGCACAACCGGCGGCGTCGACATTATCGCCCGCCTCGTCCATAAATACAAAGGCATCAGCATGGGCAAAACGATGTTTGCCTTTGATGCCGCCGTCATCACGTTGTCGCTTCTTCTTTACCTGTCATACCGCGAGGCGATGTATACGTTGGTCGCCGTCTTTATCGCCGCCCGGGTCATCGACTTTATGCAGGAAGGCGGCTATGCGGCAAAAGGGGCGACCATCATCTCAGAAAAAAGCGAAGAGATCGCCAACCGGATCTTGACAGAGATGGAGCGCGGCGTCACTGTGCTCAAAGGGCGCGGCTCGTATACGAAACGCGACCGTGACGTGCTGTATTGCGTCGTGGCCAAAAACGAATTGCCCCGCCTCAAAAGCGTCATTATGTCCGTCGATCCGCACGCCTTTGTCGCGGTCACCGATGTGCACGACGTGCTCGGCGAAGGGTTTACGCTCGATGAGCACAAGCGGCCGCTGGAGCAATAA
- a CDS encoding sporulation protein YpjB, translated as MKRIGLAMLLSFIFLWPALVGAAGRPSGWEQLDDISDEALQLGKNERFAEAKEVLLYFSERFFALEAKKRLKTADELRAVTVTHEHAVKAMTAPIPDEDKVAALTQFRLVVDAVHSTYQPLWSEMEPAVMEAFAVMEQAAERGERKAYAAALRRFMDRYALIEPSVKIDVPPEEAKKVDHDLKVLQGASFWRLGQSEQREQLAAARRNIEALFDGVKKDEADPSLIWVMISTGGMIVLTLTYVGWRKYRGEKEAKRARQPEE; from the coding sequence ATGAAACGAATCGGGCTGGCCATGTTGTTATCGTTTATCTTTTTATGGCCAGCGCTCGTTGGCGCGGCCGGACGACCAAGCGGTTGGGAGCAGCTGGACGATATTTCCGACGAGGCGCTGCAATTAGGGAAAAACGAGCGTTTTGCCGAAGCAAAAGAGGTGCTCCTCTATTTTTCTGAACGATTTTTTGCCCTTGAGGCGAAAAAACGGTTGAAAACGGCCGATGAGCTGCGGGCGGTGACTGTCACGCACGAACATGCCGTCAAAGCCATGACAGCGCCGATTCCAGACGAGGACAAGGTCGCTGCTCTTACACAGTTCCGCCTTGTCGTCGATGCTGTTCACTCCACCTATCAACCGCTCTGGTCCGAGATGGAACCCGCCGTCATGGAGGCGTTTGCCGTGATGGAACAGGCGGCGGAGCGCGGAGAGAGGAAGGCGTATGCGGCTGCCCTTCGCCGGTTTATGGATCGCTATGCCTTGATTGAGCCGAGCGTGAAAATCGATGTGCCTCCGGAAGAAGCGAAAAAGGTCGACCATGACCTCAAAGTGCTGCAAGGCGCTTCGTTTTGGCGGCTTGGCCAAAGCGAGCAGCGCGAGCAGCTTGCTGCCGCGCGCCGCAATATAGAAGCGTTGTTTGACGGGGTGAAAAAGGACGAAGCCGACCCGTCGCTCATTTGGGTCATGATTTCGACCGGTGGAATGATCGTCTTAACGTTGACGTATGTCGGCTGGCGGAAGTACAGAGGAGAAAAAGAGGCGAAGCGGGCGCGGCAGCCGGAAGAATAG
- a CDS encoding Predicted membrane protein yields MAWIYALLASRPVVWLLLFVNAAGTIYGYYWYRYQLADTPPVFLPFVPDSPTASLFFLVVLVAWLFGRSAPLFEALALVTLVKYGIWAVVMNVLVWRVTGTLDWTGWMLIVSHGAMAVEGMLYARFYRFRFLHLMLAAVWTLHNDVIDYVFGMMPRYSVLADYAGEIGYFTFWLSIASIAVAYQLGVRLRRQPLLPGSGLSSRQASE; encoded by the coding sequence ATGGCATGGATTTATGCGCTGCTGGCTTCCCGGCCGGTTGTTTGGCTGCTCTTGTTCGTCAACGCGGCCGGCACCATCTATGGATATTATTGGTATCGTTATCAACTTGCCGATACGCCGCCCGTCTTTTTGCCGTTTGTTCCCGACAGCCCGACGGCGAGCCTTTTTTTTCTTGTCGTCCTTGTGGCATGGCTTTTCGGCAGGTCGGCGCCGCTTTTTGAAGCGTTGGCTTTGGTGACGCTTGTTAAGTATGGAATTTGGGCGGTCGTCATGAATGTGCTCGTTTGGCGCGTCACCGGCACGCTCGATTGGACCGGCTGGATGCTCATCGTTTCGCACGGGGCGATGGCGGTCGAAGGAATGCTGTATGCCCGGTTTTATCGATTTCGCTTCCTTCACCTTATGCTGGCGGCCGTGTGGACGCTGCATAACGATGTCATCGACTACGTCTTTGGCATGATGCCGCGCTATAGTGTGCTGGCTGACTACGCCGGCGAAATCGGCTATTTTACGTTTTGGTTGAGCATCGCATCGATTGCCGTTGCGTATCAGCTTGGTGTCCGCCTCCGGCGCCAGCCGCTTCTGCCGGGCAGCGGCCTGTCTTCCCGGCAGGCATCAGAGTAG
- the cccA_1 gene encoding Cytochrome c551 — translation MHRGKGMKFVGDSRVPAVRKPNIPKDYSEYPGKTEVFWPNFLLKEWLVGSVFLVGFLSLTVAHPSPLERIADPTDTTYIPLPDWYFLFLYQLLKYSYASGPYTVIGAIVMPGLAFAALLLAPFLDRGPERRPWKRPVATGMMLLALASIVYLTWEAVVTHDWKKAAEQGKIRAEVEIDTNAEGYKIAQANTCTSCHGQNLSGGAGPSLIGTGLKPEEIAKIAREGKGSMPAGIFKGTDEELKKLSEFIAGLKAE, via the coding sequence ATGCATCGCGGAAAAGGAATGAAATTTGTCGGCGATTCCCGTGTTCCCGCGGTAAGAAAACCGAATATTCCGAAGGACTATTCAGAGTACCCCGGGAAAACGGAAGTGTTTTGGCCGAACTTCCTCTTGAAGGAATGGCTTGTCGGTTCGGTCTTTCTCGTCGGTTTTTTAAGCTTGACGGTCGCCCACCCGTCGCCGCTTGAGCGGATCGCCGACCCGACGGACACGACGTATATACCGCTGCCTGACTGGTATTTCTTGTTCTTATACCAATTGCTCAAATATTCGTATGCATCCGGTCCGTATACGGTCATCGGTGCGATCGTCATGCCGGGGCTGGCGTTTGCTGCTTTGCTGCTGGCGCCGTTTTTGGATCGCGGTCCGGAGCGCCGTCCTTGGAAGCGCCCGGTGGCAACCGGCATGATGTTATTGGCGCTCGCTTCTATTGTTTATTTGACATGGGAAGCGGTCGTTACACACGACTGGAAAAAAGCAGCTGAGCAAGGGAAAATTCGCGCGGAAGTGGAAATTGATACGAACGCGGAAGGCTATAAAATCGCCCAAGCGAACACATGTACATCGTGCCACGGACAAAACTTGTCCGGCGGCGCTGGCCCGTCGCTCATCGGCACCGGCCTGAAGCCGGAGGAAATCGCCAAAATTGCGAGAGAAGGGAAAGGCAGCATGCCGGCTGGCATTTTTAAAGGCACGGATGAAGAGTTGAAAAAACTGTCCGAATTCATCGCCGGACTAAAAGCGGAATAA
- the qcrB gene encoding Menaquinol-cytochrome c reductase cytochrome b subunit — translation MLNKLYDWVDERLDITPLWRDIADHEVPEHVNPAHHFSAFVYCFGGLTFFVTVIQILSGMFLTMYYVPDIKNAWESVYYLQNEVAFGQIVRGMHHWGASLVIVMMFLHTLRVFFQGAYKKPREMNWIVGVLIFMVMMGLGFTGYLLPWDMKALFATKVGLQIAEATPLIGPAIKTLLAGDPEIVGAQTLTRFFAIHVFFLPAALLGLMAAHFLMIRRQGISGPL, via the coding sequence GTGTTAAACAAGCTGTATGACTGGGTCGATGAACGCTTAGATATTACGCCTTTATGGCGGGATATCGCCGACCACGAAGTTCCAGAGCACGTCAACCCCGCCCATCATTTTTCCGCCTTTGTCTATTGTTTCGGCGGGCTGACGTTTTTTGTCACGGTCATTCAAATTTTGTCAGGCATGTTTTTGACGATGTACTACGTCCCGGATATTAAAAACGCGTGGGAATCGGTGTATTACTTGCAAAACGAAGTGGCGTTCGGCCAAATCGTGCGCGGCATGCACCACTGGGGGGCAAGCCTTGTCATCGTCATGATGTTTTTACATACGCTGCGCGTCTTTTTCCAAGGGGCTTATAAAAAGCCGCGCGAAATGAACTGGATCGTCGGCGTATTGATCTTTATGGTGATGATGGGTCTTGGCTTCACCGGCTATTTATTGCCTTGGGATATGAAAGCGCTGTTTGCGACGAAAGTTGGTTTGCAAATCGCGGAAGCGACGCCGCTCATTGGCCCGGCCATTAAGACGCTGTTAGCTGGGGACCCAGAAATTGTCGGCGCGCAAACGCTGACGCGCTTCTTTGCCATTCACGTCTTCTTCTTGCCGGCCGCTTTGCTCGGCTTAATGGCAGCGCACTTTTTAATGATTCGCAGACAAGGCATTTCCGGTCCGCTATGA
- the petC gene encoding Cytochrome b6-f complex iron-sulfur subunit has translation MSDSKHRVTRRQFLNYTLTGVGGFMAAGMLMPMLRFAFDPILRETAGTEMVAVADVKEITTEPKRFDFKVKVKDAWYESEEPKSAWVYKDEKGDIIALSPICKHLGCTVDWNTDKNNPNHFFCPCHYGLYTKDGTNVPGTPPQAPLDRYEYKVKDGKLYLGKAKPRGEA, from the coding sequence ATGAGCGACAGCAAACATCGCGTAACGAGACGTCAATTTTTAAACTACACGCTGACTGGCGTCGGCGGCTTTATGGCAGCAGGGATGCTCATGCCGATGCTCCGCTTCGCCTTTGACCCGATCTTGAGAGAGACGGCGGGCACAGAGATGGTCGCGGTGGCGGACGTCAAAGAAATCACGACCGAACCGAAGCGCTTCGACTTTAAAGTGAAGGTGAAAGACGCTTGGTACGAGTCGGAAGAGCCGAAATCAGCTTGGGTGTACAAGGATGAAAAAGGGGACATTATCGCCCTGTCGCCGATCTGCAAACACCTCGGCTGTACGGTTGACTGGAATACGGACAAGAACAATCCGAATCATTTCTTCTGTCCGTGCCACTACGGGCTTTATACGAAAGACGGCACGAACGTTCCGGGGACGCCGCCGCAAGCTCCGCTTGACCGTTACGAGTACAAAGTGAAAGACGGCAAGCTGTATTTAGGCAAGGCGAAACCACGAGGGGAGGCGTAA
- a CDS encoding Protein of uncharacterised function (DUF2487), with the protein MKWTSGDVAIYEKERDYIDTALIPLLPVAIGQGARRLASGGELVGLVAAEVERQLRGRVFLLPPFVYFADEGRSQLLERLTNWTNRLRQEGMDHVFYVTCDRAWQEETEASRIWLVPAVPLESMDESYKHKLVREQAAELLRFLVGRWAQE; encoded by the coding sequence ATGAAATGGACAAGCGGGGACGTCGCCATCTACGAAAAAGAGCGCGACTACATTGATACGGCACTCATTCCGCTTTTGCCGGTGGCCATCGGCCAAGGCGCGAGGCGGCTCGCTTCTGGAGGAGAGCTCGTCGGGCTCGTCGCCGCTGAGGTCGAGCGCCAGCTGAGGGGGCGCGTGTTTTTGTTGCCGCCATTTGTTTATTTTGCGGATGAAGGGCGGAGCCAGTTGCTAGAAAGGCTGACGAATTGGACAAACCGCCTCAGGCAGGAAGGGATGGACCATGTGTTTTATGTGACGTGCGATCGCGCGTGGCAAGAGGAGACGGAGGCCAGCCGCATTTGGCTCGTTCCGGCCGTTCCGCTCGAGAGCATGGATGAATCATACAAGCACAAGCTTGTCAGAGAGCAGGCCGCCGAGCTGCTCCGCTTTCTCGTCGGTCGCTGGGCGCAAGAGTAG
- a CDS encoding Uncharacterized conserved protein → MTHVSVNEKKEFIRWFLSHYQLKRRECVWILNYLMSHDQLMKKVHFVENAQYCPRGIVMSTHCVDDVPFRFYKGNVMTTDAEKSFHDIRLNRDEDIYIQLNFRASFHSPQYVAVLEENPYAPKQAQVSENDQRLAEQFLERSIYEFRRGRLMKLIDEALDRHDEEAFRRLTDELNNL, encoded by the coding sequence ATGACGCACGTATCCGTCAATGAAAAAAAAGAATTCATCCGTTGGTTTTTAAGCCACTATCAGTTGAAGCGGCGCGAATGCGTCTGGATTTTAAACTATTTGATGAGCCACGACCAATTGATGAAAAAGGTGCACTTTGTCGAGAACGCCCAATATTGCCCGCGCGGCATCGTGATGTCGACCCATTGCGTGGATGACGTGCCGTTTCGCTTCTACAAAGGGAATGTGATGACGACCGATGCGGAGAAATCATTCCATGATATCCGCCTGAACCGCGACGAAGATATTTACATTCAGCTTAATTTCCGCGCTTCTTTTCATTCGCCGCAATATGTCGCCGTGCTTGAGGAAAATCCGTACGCGCCCAAACAGGCGCAAGTGAGCGAAAACGACCAGCGCCTTGCCGAGCAATTTTTGGAGCGGTCCATTTACGAGTTTCGGCGCGGACGGCTCATGAAACTGATTGACGAGGCGCTCGACCGCCATGATGAAGAGGCGTTCCGCCGCCTTACGGATGAATTGAACAACTTGTAA